The region CTGGAATCTGATCTACTCCCTTTTAGCCAGCAAACCACTCATAAATTCTTTTTTTTTGAAAAAATCTAACAACCATGACTATGTTCAAAATGTTTAATTAATTTTATCTTTTCAATAAGAGTTATAACAGAACTTTTCATTTTAGAGGAATAATTAGATTTTAAGCTCTAATCGCTTTTAATCGTCTCTAATTAATTCTAAAAACTTCTAATCGGGAATAATTATCTTTTGAAATGAAAGTTAAAGGTGATATAATTTTAAATGATTAATTTAAATATTTAACTTTATTATATCATATCAGGAGGTGGCAGTAGTATGAAAAAAGTAGTTGTTTTATTTGCTATATTGACGATGGTGTTGAGTGCTTTTTCCATTACCATCACGATGACGGCTGGCGCAGTAGGAAGGGAATTAGAAGTTCTCTATGAACAAGTTGCAATGTTTATGGAAGAAAACCCAGATATAACTGTAAATGTTCTTCCAATGCCAAACAGCTCTACGGATAGGCACGATCTTTACGTTACTTACTTAGCTTCAGGCACTCCGGATCCAGATGTATTGATGCTTGATGTTATTTGGCCCGCAGAATTTGCCCCATTCTTAGTAGATTTAACAGACGATTACGATTATTTTGGACTTGATGGGTTTTTCCCTGGAACCGTTGCTTCAAATACTGTAGATGGCAGATTAGTGGCGGTCCCTTGGTTTACTGATGCAGGTATTCTTTATTACCGCAAAGATCTTTTGGAAAAGTACGGTTACGATGTTCCAGAAACTTGGGATGAACTGTACACAGCTGCAAAAGATATCTCAGCAAAAGAAGGAATCAATGGTTTCGTATGGCAGGGAGCCAGGTATGAAGGCTTAACTTGTGATGTTATGGAATTTGTTCACAGTTTCGGCGGAGAAATAATGAAAGATGGCAAAGTTGTTGTTGATGATCCTGAGTACTATGATAACAATTTAGCTGCAATAACCTTCATGAATAAATTGATATTAGACGGGGCGAGTCCTAGGGGAGTAACTACCTACATGGAAGAAGAAGCAAGAAGAGTTTTCCAAAATGGTGATGCTGTTTTTATGAGAAACTGGCCATATGCATGGTCTTTAGCTAACACTCCAGAGTCTCCTGTTGCTGGGAAAGTTGGTATAACAGTTTTACCAAAGGGACCAGCACCAGATGGAAGAAATTCTGCTACATTAGGTGGATGGAACCTTGGTATCAATGCAAATTCTTCTCCTGCAGAAGTAGAAGCTTCTAAAAAATTGATCAAATTCTTAGTTAGTAAAGAACAACAAGTCTACAAGGCTGTTTATACCGGTCAAACACCTACTATGGTGGAGGCATACAACGATCCGAGAACTATAGAGGCAAATGATTTCTATCCAGATATTTTAGATGTTTTCGTGAATGCCGAACCAAGACCTGTTTCTCCAATATATAATGAAATTTCACGTGAGATCCAAGTTGCCGTACACCAAGTTCTAACAGGCCAATCTACCCCTGAAAGAGCTTTGGACAGTTTAGCAAGAAACCTTAAATCTTTAGTTGAATAAAAAAAGAAGAATTTGATATAATTTCCCACAGGTGGGCGGTAAACGGAGCTCCTCCGTCTACCGCCTTTGTGTATAATATGAGGACAATGTATTAGATTATAATTAGGGGGTGCTTCAATGAAAGTAAAAGGTACTTATAAAAGATCTGATATCTGGCTTGCGTTTTGGCTTATTATCCCAACCTTAATTGCTATCGGTATTACCGCCTTCTATCCTCTGGGGCAAACTCTTTATGATAGTTTCTTCAAATGGTCTCTCAGACCAGGATTTGAAAGAGAATTCGTAGGATTTCAAAATTATATCAATTTGTTTCAAGATCCTAGATTTTTGAGTTCGTTATGGAATACAATATATTTTACCTTTTTTTCTGTAGTAATAGAATTCCTTTTAGGGTTAGGAACCGCTTTAATATTGAATGCGGACTTTAAATTGAGAGGTTTGGTAAGGGCGGCTGTTTTGATTCCATGGGCAATACCTACAGCGGTCTCTTCTCAGATGTGGAAATGGATGTATAATGACCAATATGGTGTAATAAGTATAATGCTGTATAATTTAGGAATACTTGAGGAAGGTACCCCAATTCTTGGGACTCCGGGTATGGCTATGGCTGCGATTATTGGCGTTGATGTCTGGAAAACTACTCCTTTTGTTGCTCTTTTACTTCTTGCAGGGCTTCAAACCATACCTAATGAGTTGTACGAAGCAGCTAGAATAGATGGTGCAAATATATGGAAACAATTCACTTCTATCACTTTACCTGTATTAAGGCCTACTATTGGTGTGACTTTAATATTTAGAACTTTAGACGCTTTGAGAGTCTTTGATATTGTTTACATAATGACACAAGGGTCAGTTGGAACGGAAACTCTCGCAGTTTACAATAGGTCACTTTTAATGGATAATATCTTCTCTCCAAGAGGTTTGTTTGGATATGGTTCGGCATTATCAGTCGTAATATTTTTAATCATAGGTATATTCACACTTATTTACATACGCTCTTTGAACATTAAATTAGATTGAGGAGGATAAAAATATGAGATGGGGAATGAGAACAAAGAGAAACACTCAACGAACAATTTTATAT is a window of Petrotoga olearia DSM 13574 DNA encoding:
- a CDS encoding carbohydrate ABC transporter permease gives rise to the protein MKVKGTYKRSDIWLAFWLIIPTLIAIGITAFYPLGQTLYDSFFKWSLRPGFEREFVGFQNYINLFQDPRFLSSLWNTIYFTFFSVVIEFLLGLGTALILNADFKLRGLVRAAVLIPWAIPTAVSSQMWKWMYNDQYGVISIMLYNLGILEEGTPILGTPGMAMAAIIGVDVWKTTPFVALLLLAGLQTIPNELYEAARIDGANIWKQFTSITLPVLRPTIGVTLIFRTLDALRVFDIVYIMTQGSVGTETLAVYNRSLLMDNIFSPRGLFGYGSALSVVIFLIIGIFTLIYIRSLNIKLD
- a CDS encoding ABC transporter substrate-binding protein, which encodes MKKVVVLFAILTMVLSAFSITITMTAGAVGRELEVLYEQVAMFMEENPDITVNVLPMPNSSTDRHDLYVTYLASGTPDPDVLMLDVIWPAEFAPFLVDLTDDYDYFGLDGFFPGTVASNTVDGRLVAVPWFTDAGILYYRKDLLEKYGYDVPETWDELYTAAKDISAKEGINGFVWQGARYEGLTCDVMEFVHSFGGEIMKDGKVVVDDPEYYDNNLAAITFMNKLILDGASPRGVTTYMEEEARRVFQNGDAVFMRNWPYAWSLANTPESPVAGKVGITVLPKGPAPDGRNSATLGGWNLGINANSSPAEVEASKKLIKFLVSKEQQVYKAVYTGQTPTMVEAYNDPRTIEANDFYPDILDVFVNAEPRPVSPIYNEISREIQVAVHQVLTGQSTPERALDSLARNLKSLVE